The segment CGCCCCGTTCGCTATGCGGGGGCAGTCTCGCGAGCCGGGTGGCCGAGGATTCCCGTCAGCACGAGTCAGGGCGTGTCCAAGCCGTACCGTAAATGGGGTTTTGTTCGCCGGCCCCGCACACCCGGGAGTTTTGGATGACCAGCACGCTCGCCGAGGGCGACTTCAAGGTCGCGGACCTGTCGCTCGCCGCGTTCGGCCGTAAGGAGATCGAGCTGGCCGAGCATGAGATGCCCGGCTTGATGGCGTTGCGGAAGGAGTTCGGGGCGAGCCGGCCGCTGCGCGGCGCCCGGATCACCGGCTCGCTGCACATGACGATCCAGACCGCGGTCCTGATCGAGACGCTGACCGCGCTCGGCGCCCAGGTCCGGTGGGCCTCCTGCAACATCTTCTCGACCCAGGATCACGCTGCCGCGGCCATCGTCGTCGGCCGGGACGGTACGCCGGAGAAGCCGCAGGGCGTCCCGGTGTACGCATGGAAGGGCGAATCCCTCGAGGAGTACTGGTGGTGCACCGAGCGGGTGCTGCTCTGGCCGGACGGCGACGCGCCCAACATGATCCTCGACGACGGTGGTGACGCCACGCTGCTGGTGCACAAGGGCGCCGAGTTCGAGCGGGCCGGCGCGGTGCCGTCGCCGGAGACGGCCGACTCGGAGGAGTACGCGGTCATCCTGAAGCTGCTGGCCCGCAGCCTGACCGAGGACGACAAGCGCTGGACCCGGGTGGCGGCCGGCATCAAGGGTGTCACCGAGGAGACCACGACCGGCGTGCACCGGCTGTACGAGATGCAGCAGGCCGGCACCCTGCTGTTCCCGGCGATCAACGTGAACGACTCGGTGACCAAGTCGAAGTTCGACAACAAGTACGGCTGCCGGCACTCGCTGATCGACGGCATCAACCGGGCCACCGACGTGCTGATCGGCGGCAAGGTGGCGGTGGTCTTCGGGTACGGTGACGTCGGCAAGGGTTGCGCCGAGTCACTGCGCGGCCAGGGCGCCCGGGTGATCGTCACCGAGGTCGACCCGATCTGCGCGCTGCAGGCCGCGATGGACGGCTACCAGGTCGCCACGATCGACGATGTCGTGGAATATGCGGACATCTTCGTGACGGCGACCGGCTGCTTCGACGTGATCACCCACGAGCACATGGCCAGGATGAAACACCAGGCGATCGTCGGGAACATCGGCCACTTCGACAACGAGATCGACATGGCCGGCCTGCAGAAACGCGCCGACGTCACGCGCATCACCATCAAGCCGCAGGTCGACGAGTGGCGCTTCGCCGACGGGCACTCGATCATCGTGCTCTCCGAGGGCCGGCTGCTGAACCTGGGCAACGCGACCGGTCACCCGTCGTTCGTGATGAGCAACAGCTTCTCGAACCAGACGATCGCGCAGATCGAGCTCTTCACGAAGACCGAGGAGTACCCCGTCGGGGTGTATGTGCTGCCCAAGCACCTGGACGAGAAGGTGGCCCGGCTGCACCTGGACGCGCTCGGCGTGAAGCTGACCGAGTTGACCAAGGAACAGGCCGCCTACCTGGGCATCGCCGTCGAGGGGCCGTTCAAGCCGGAGCATTACCGATACTGACGTGCCGGAGCCCCCACTCGCCCGCCGAGCGGGGGCTCATCCCCGGCGGTTGCCGCCACCGGGTTCGGTCTTCGCCTCCTCATTACGGCACGCCACCTGCGGGCACTGCAAGTGCATTGCGTCCCTTGCAAGTTGCAACGGGCCATCGATCCGCCGTTATGGTGGCTCCGTGGCGAGGCCGACTTCGACAGCGCGCCGCGAGCTCGGGGGAGAACTGCGCCGGCTCCGCGGTGAGCGCCGCGCTGTCGACGTGGCGACCGCCCTCGGCTGGTCCGAGTCGAAGCTGAGCCGGATCGAGACGGCGCACACCGGGATCAGCGAGTCCGACCTGGACCGGCTGCTCACCCTGTACGGGGTGGCTCTGGAGGACCGCGGCCGACTGCGTGACCTGGCTCGTCGTGGCCGGGCCCGGGCGTGGTGGACGCCGTACCGGTCGTCGGTCCCGGACCCGTACGACGAGTATCTGGCCCTGGAGGCCGAGGCCGTGCGGATCTCCGAGTGGGAGGCCCAGGTGGTGCCGGGCCTGCTGCAGACCGACGAGTACGCGCGTGCCGTGATCGAAACCGGCGCGGACATCGAGGACACCGCCACCATCCAGCGCCGGCTCGCGCTGCGGATGGCCCGGCAGGCCGTGCTGACCCGCGATCCGCCGCCGGATCTGCGCATCGTCCTGGACGAGGGCGTGCTGCTGCGCGAGGTGGGCGGCCGGGAGGTGCAGCGCCGTCAGCTGAGCCGGCTGTACGAGGCGAGCAACCGTCCCGGTGTGGAGTTGTCGATCCTGCCGTTCCAGGCCGGAGCGCATGCCGGACTCATCGAGTCCTTCCTGGTGCTGGAGTTCCCGGACGGCTCCCGTAACCCGGTGGTGCACATCGAAGGGTTGACCGGAGGCCTCTTCCGAGTGAAGCCGGAGGAGATCGACGTGTACCAGGATGCCTTCGATGACCTGCAGGAACGCGCATTGTCGCCAGAAGAGAGCCGAACGGCCATCGCTGAGATGAGGGATCACCTGGGGCGATGAGCGCCCGCCGTGGGGTCCAATGGAGAAGCATTCCACGGAAGGGGATGATCATGCAGGACGCCACGCTCACCTGGCGCAAGAGCAGCCGTAGTGGCGCTGCCGGCCACTGCGTCGAAGTAGCCAACATTCCGGCCGCGGTTCTGGTCCGTGACTCCAAGGACGTCACGGGCCCGGTGCTCAGTTTCGGCACCGGGGACTGGTCCGGCTTCATCGCCGGGGTCCGAGCAGGGGAGTTCGACCGGCCCGGCGCGTAATTCGCAGGTTCTCAGTAACACTGCGCGCCACGGGCGGTCCCGGACCGGGACCGCCCGTTTTTCTATGTCTGCGGGTAGGCTCCCGGGCAAGATCGGCCCCCAGGTAGCGCGAGGACCGGGAGGACAGTGCAATATTGGACCGCATGAGAGCCCGGGTACTGGTCGTCGATGACGATCCCGCGTTGGCCGAGATGCTCGGCATCGTCCTGCGCAGTGAGGGTTTCCTGCCCTCGTTCGTGGCCGACGGAGAGCGCGCCCTGGCCGCCTTCCGGGAAAATCGTCCGGATATCGTCCTGCTGGACCTG is part of the Actinoplanes sp. NBC_00393 genome and harbors:
- a CDS encoding helix-turn-helix domain-containing protein, whose translation is MARPTSTARRELGGELRRLRGERRAVDVATALGWSESKLSRIETAHTGISESDLDRLLTLYGVALEDRGRLRDLARRGRARAWWTPYRSSVPDPYDEYLALEAEAVRISEWEAQVVPGLLQTDEYARAVIETGADIEDTATIQRRLALRMARQAVLTRDPPPDLRIVLDEGVLLREVGGREVQRRQLSRLYEASNRPGVELSILPFQAGAHAGLIESFLVLEFPDGSRNPVVHIEGLTGGLFRVKPEEIDVYQDAFDDLQERALSPEESRTAIAEMRDHLGR
- the ahcY gene encoding adenosylhomocysteinase, whose amino-acid sequence is MTSTLAEGDFKVADLSLAAFGRKEIELAEHEMPGLMALRKEFGASRPLRGARITGSLHMTIQTAVLIETLTALGAQVRWASCNIFSTQDHAAAAIVVGRDGTPEKPQGVPVYAWKGESLEEYWWCTERVLLWPDGDAPNMILDDGGDATLLVHKGAEFERAGAVPSPETADSEEYAVILKLLARSLTEDDKRWTRVAAGIKGVTEETTTGVHRLYEMQQAGTLLFPAINVNDSVTKSKFDNKYGCRHSLIDGINRATDVLIGGKVAVVFGYGDVGKGCAESLRGQGARVIVTEVDPICALQAAMDGYQVATIDDVVEYADIFVTATGCFDVITHEHMARMKHQAIVGNIGHFDNEIDMAGLQKRADVTRITIKPQVDEWRFADGHSIIVLSEGRLLNLGNATGHPSFVMSNSFSNQTIAQIELFTKTEEYPVGVYVLPKHLDEKVARLHLDALGVKLTELTKEQAAYLGIAVEGPFKPEHYRY
- a CDS encoding DUF397 domain-containing protein → MQDATLTWRKSSRSGAAGHCVEVANIPAAVLVRDSKDVTGPVLSFGTGDWSGFIAGVRAGEFDRPGA